One part of the Oryzias melastigma strain HK-1 linkage group LG21, ASM292280v2, whole genome shotgun sequence genome encodes these proteins:
- the stx19 gene encoding syntaxin-19 codes for MRDRLQELQHRAQEFSEAANDHSNHFSEEEDGGEDSVVVGGITPQAVVFEAEPIIESFLTEAQQIRNDISALETEVLKFTQEQKTLVATMRRFSVMKKESSITRDIKIQAESIHRRLDAISKQAQRTEEQQGKAAAATRIQHAQHTALYSKFKQVMRQYNEGLLSKQERCKYFIMRQLDVLGKDVKEEEVDEMVATGKWEVFNENLLNDARITRSQLSEIEQRHKELLSLENNMKELRDLFMDIFMLVEEQGAAIEHIQTNVERTQDYVIVTKEKFKLAARYKKKNPCRQLCCCCCPPWRCCL; via the exons ATGAGGGACAGATTACAGGAGCTGCAGCACAGGGCCCAGGAGTTTTCTGAGGCGGCAAATGACCACAGCAATCATTtttcagaggaggaggatggcGGTGAGGACTCTGTGGTAGTGGGAGGCATAACCCCACAGGCTGTGGTGTTTGAGGCAGAGCCAATCATTGAAAGTTTCCTGACAGAGGCTCAGCAAATCCGCAATGACATCTCAGCGCTTGAaacagag GTGCTGAAATTCACTCAAGAGCAAAAGACCTTGGTGGCAACCATGCGTCGGTTTAGTGTgatgaagaaagagagcagCATAACGCGAGACATCAAGATCCAGGCTGAAAGCATCCACCGCCGCTTGGACGCCATCTCAAAACAGGCCCAACGAACGGAGGAGCAGCAAGGAAAGGCGGCTGCAGCCACCAGAATACAACACGCTCAGCATACGGCTCTGTACAGCAAATTCAAGCAG GTCATGCGCCAGTATAATGAAGGTCTGCTGAGCAAGCAGGAGCGCTGTAAGTACTTCATTATGCGGCAGCTGGATGTATTGGGAAAGGATGttaaggaggaggaggtggatgaGATGGTGGCCACGGGAAAATGGGAGGTCTTCAATGAGAATCTGCTGAATGACGCCAGAATCACACGCTCCCAATTATCCGAGATCGAACAGCGACACAAG GAGTTGTTAAGCCTGGAGAACAACATGAAGGAGCTCCGAGACCTCTTCATGGACATCTTCATGTTGGTGGAAGAACAAGGGGCTGCCATTGAGCACATCCAAACCAATGTTGAGAGGACACAGGATTATGTAATCGTCACTAAAGAGAAGTTCAAACTGGCAGCCAGGTATAAGAAGAAGAACCCATGCAGGCagctgtgctgctgctgttgccCTCCATGGAGATGCTGTTTGTGA